From a single Streptomyces misionensis genomic region:
- a CDS encoding SRPBCC family protein has translation MAEYERSRTMPAQPEHVFDQAANVTQLDTWLPDALHVAPEEPPAVTVHEAGADQDTAALLRAEPDQMRLEWGTREQGEYAGWLQVAGIGSGASEVTVHLSFFDERHDPGERAVTEALEGSLRRLEEQVRLRTDNPAG, from the coding sequence ATGGCCGAGTACGAACGTTCCCGCACGATGCCCGCGCAGCCCGAGCACGTCTTCGACCAGGCGGCCAACGTCACCCAGCTGGACACCTGGCTGCCGGACGCCCTGCACGTGGCTCCCGAGGAGCCGCCCGCCGTCACGGTGCACGAGGCCGGCGCCGACCAGGACACCGCGGCGCTGCTGCGGGCCGAACCCGACCAGATGCGTCTGGAATGGGGCACCCGCGAGCAGGGCGAGTACGCCGGCTGGCTCCAGGTGGCGGGCATCGGCAGCGGCGCCAGCGAGGTGACCGTCCACCTGTCCTTCTTCGACGAGCGCCACGACCCGGGCGAACGCGCGGTCACCGAGGCCCTGGAGGGCAGCCTGCGCCGGCTGGAGGAACAGGTGCGCCTGCGCACCGACAACCCGGCCGGCTGA
- a CDS encoding ATP-dependent DNA ligase produces MEPELVAEVGVDAARDASGRWRRPARWHRARPDLTPADVPRLTAPPY; encoded by the coding sequence GTGGAACCTGAGCTGGTGGCGGAGGTCGGCGTCGACGCCGCCCGTGACGCCTCCGGCCGGTGGCGCCGTCCCGCGCGCTGGCACCGCGCCCGGCCTGACCTCACCCCCGCCGACGTCCCCCGCCTGACGGCGCCGCCGTACTGA
- a CDS encoding DUF1348 family protein: MSHEPRPPFPPFTRETAIQKVRLAEDGWNSRNPEKVALAYTPDSYWRNRAEFATGYDEIVAFLTRKWNRELDYRLIKELWAFDGNRIAVRFAYEYHDDSGNWFRAYGNENWEFDDNGLMHHRYACINELPIKESERKFHWPLGRRPDDHPGLSDLGL; this comes from the coding sequence ATGAGTCACGAACCGCGCCCCCCGTTCCCGCCGTTCACCCGGGAGACCGCCATCCAGAAAGTCCGCCTGGCGGAAGACGGCTGGAACTCCCGCAACCCGGAAAAGGTCGCCCTCGCCTACACACCGGACTCCTACTGGCGCAACCGCGCTGAGTTCGCCACCGGCTACGACGAGATCGTCGCCTTCCTCACCCGCAAGTGGAACCGGGAGCTGGACTACCGGCTCATCAAGGAACTGTGGGCCTTCGACGGCAACCGCATCGCGGTGCGCTTCGCCTACGAGTACCACGACGATTCGGGCAACTGGTTCCGCGCCTACGGCAACGAGAACTGGGAGTTCGACGACAACGGCCTGATGCACCACCGCTACGCCTGCATCAACGAACTTCCCATCAAGGAGTCGGAGCGCAAGTTCCACTGGCCCCTCGGGCGCCGCCCCGACGACCACCCCGGCCTGAGCGACCTCGGCCTGTAA
- a CDS encoding DUF6207 family protein, whose amino-acid sequence MASVGSPFTAAGGRQVSRDGTTAYATVSFEQGVSDTQIARVKQLATAPESASLHIALNGQAFTVNPKPNPVADAMGIALAFVVLLFVFRAVWVAAPPIITAIAGVGTSAIAVMLLSHVIALSDTTLTLGSLIGLGVGIDYALFIVNRHRTNLMAGMSVGESIATSLNTSGRAVVFAGLTVVVALLGMLTLNVGIINGMAIGAAVTVVLTVLAAITLLPALLGLIGTRVLSRRERRALTGGRAQAVSESGTGLWGRWARRVQARPKTFGLVALALRGEGQCEASAERSSSHAIDEARGAEPGLAVVEVAAADDETAFAVQELLAGRWATATADTTNRAPGEPGVRLRCYLDVRWELGTWHRRCRTVRHRVCAASSSQAAAFFRRRPPRATASMSSSRLIFDRPGTSCSVARWYSSPLLSFCSWLLPPAPRSRARTAPASAGRVPAVAGHDRIGRRVGRTGGRPAGLQTSSASARHRRPLRTTRGRQLARLARHRPDAQPRPRRIGQLATLSPTMPETNRRSFTGQLLGNRPDGGRPTFAPGPQPGVIGRSSV is encoded by the coding sequence GTGGCCTCGGTCGGCAGCCCGTTCACGGCTGCCGGTGGGCGGCAGGTCAGCAGGGACGGTACGACGGCCTACGCCACCGTCTCGTTCGAGCAGGGCGTCAGCGACACGCAGATCGCGCGGGTGAAGCAGCTCGCCACCGCCCCGGAGTCGGCATCGCTGCACATCGCGCTGAACGGGCAGGCGTTCACCGTCAATCCCAAGCCGAACCCGGTCGCCGACGCGATGGGAATCGCGCTGGCCTTCGTGGTGCTGCTGTTCGTCTTCCGGGCGGTGTGGGTGGCGGCGCCGCCCATCATCACGGCCATCGCGGGTGTGGGCACCTCCGCGATCGCGGTGATGCTGCTCAGCCATGTGATCGCTCTGTCCGACACCACGCTGACCCTCGGCTCCCTGATCGGTCTGGGCGTGGGCATCGACTACGCCTTGTTCATCGTCAACCGGCACCGCACGAATCTGATGGCGGGCATGAGCGTCGGCGAGTCGATCGCCACGTCCCTCAATACCTCCGGTCGTGCGGTGGTCTTTGCCGGACTGACCGTCGTCGTCGCGCTGCTCGGCATGCTCACCTTGAACGTCGGCATCATCAACGGCATGGCCATCGGCGCCGCCGTCACCGTGGTGCTGACCGTGCTGGCCGCGATCACCCTGCTGCCGGCGCTGCTCGGTCTGATCGGCACGCGGGTCCTCAGCCGCCGTGAGCGCCGCGCTCTGACCGGCGGACGCGCACAGGCCGTATCCGAGTCCGGGACGGGTCTGTGGGGGCGCTGGGCCCGGCGGGTGCAGGCACGGCCGAAGACGTTCGGTCTGGTCGCTCTCGCCCTACGCGGCGAAGGGCAATGCGAGGCTTCAGCCGAACGATCGTCCTCGCATGCGATAGATGAGGCCCGGGGGGCGGAGCCGGGCCTGGCCGTCGTCGAGGTCGCGGCCGCCGATGACGAGACGGCATTCGCGGTCCAGGAGCTGCTCGCCGGGCGGTGGGCGACCGCGACCGCGGACACCACGAACCGGGCTCCCGGCGAGCCCGGTGTCCGGCTGCGCTGCTACCTGGACGTGCGCTGGGAACTCGGCACGTGGCATCGCCGGTGCCGGACCGTGCGGCACCGCGTATGCGCGGCCAGCAGCAGTCAGGCAGCGGCCTTCTTCCGGCGGCGTCCACCGCGGGCGACGGCGTCGATGAGCTCTTCCCGGCTCATCTTCGACCGGCCGGGAACCTCCTGTTCGGTCGCCCGCTGGTACAGCTCCCCCTTGCTCAGCTTCTGCAGCTGGCTCTTGCCGCCGGCACCGCGGTCGCGGGCCCGCACCGCTCCGGCCAGTGCAGGCCGGGTGCCAGCAGTTGCCGGACACGACCGTATTGGACGGCGAGTTGGTCGTACAGGAGGCCGGCCGGCTGGCCTTCAAACCTCGTCGGCATCAGCCCGTCACCGCCGCCCGCTGCGCACGACTCGCGGGCGACAGCTGGCACGCCTTGCTCGGCATCGCCCGGATGCACAACCTCGCCCTCGCCGGATAGGACAGCTGGCCACACTGTCGCCAACCATGCCCGAGACGAACCGGAGATCATTTACGGGACAACTCTTAGGCAACCGCCCAGACGGCGGGCGACCGACTTTCGCGCCAGGCCCTCAGCCGGGGGTGATCGGGAGGTCGTCGGTGTAG
- a CDS encoding TIGR03943 family putative permease subunit: MRRPVQTLLPALTGAGLLHISLFTDTYLRYVKAGLRPLLLASGAVLLLLALAAALSRDPGEGHHGHDHAGPPRIAWLLLLPALSLLLWTPPALGAYTAARSDAQPLAARKKAFAPLPATSPLPLTLTEFTRRVQQDDSGAIRGRTVRLTGFVTPAPGGDGWYLTRIVFTCCAADSQTVKVRVHGTPAPPADTWLAVTGTWHPGGTLGTKAATAALDVRRTTPIAPPVNAYTDDLPITPG, from the coding sequence GTGAGACGGCCCGTCCAGACCCTGCTGCCCGCCCTGACCGGCGCCGGACTGCTGCACATCAGCCTGTTCACGGACACCTACCTGCGCTACGTCAAGGCCGGGCTGCGCCCCCTGCTCCTCGCCTCCGGCGCCGTCCTGCTGCTGCTCGCTCTCGCGGCGGCGCTCTCCCGGGACCCCGGCGAAGGGCACCACGGCCACGACCACGCAGGACCGCCGAGGATCGCCTGGCTGCTCCTGCTCCCGGCGCTGAGCCTGCTGCTGTGGACCCCGCCCGCGCTCGGCGCCTACACCGCCGCCCGCTCCGACGCCCAGCCGCTCGCCGCCCGCAAGAAGGCGTTCGCGCCGCTGCCCGCGACCTCCCCGCTGCCGCTGACGCTCACGGAGTTCACCAGACGGGTCCAGCAGGACGACAGCGGGGCCATCCGCGGCCGTACCGTCCGGCTGACCGGCTTCGTCACCCCGGCCCCGGGGGGCGACGGCTGGTACCTGACCCGCATCGTCTTCACGTGCTGCGCGGCCGACTCCCAGACCGTGAAGGTCCGCGTACACGGCACACCGGCGCCCCCCGCCGACACCTGGCTCGCCGTCACCGGCACCTGGCACCCCGGCGGCACCCTCGGCACCAAGGCCGCGACGGCCGCGCTCGACGTCCGCCGCACCACCCCCATCGCCCCGCCCGTCAACGCCTACACCGACGACCTCCCGATCACCCCCGGCTGA
- a CDS encoding permease → MEKTDEPVGVREGVAVVPLHPPVRRVRPWPLVTAALAAGVAVVLLLGGARWADQPAVQAWRTVCLAITVQALPFLILGTVLSGAINAFVPPDLFTRVLPKRPALAVPVAGVAGAVLPGCECASVPVANSLIRRGVTPAAAFAFLLSAPAINPVVLTATAVAFPGDPAMVAARLLASLGTAAAMGWLWLWRGDEKWLRPVLRRRPTGHAHGHEHGHGRWTEFRLGFQHDFLHAGGFLVLGAMAAATFNVAVPRAVLDAFSGTPWLSVLFLAGLAVLLAVCSEADAFVAASLTGFPPTARLVFMVVGPMVDLKLIALQAGTFGRAFAWRFCTATLVVAVAAGALIGGALL, encoded by the coding sequence ATGGAGAAAACGGATGAACCGGTCGGCGTGCGGGAGGGCGTGGCGGTCGTCCCCCTCCACCCGCCCGTGCGCCGCGTCCGGCCCTGGCCGCTCGTCACGGCCGCCCTGGCGGCGGGCGTCGCGGTGGTGCTGCTGCTGGGCGGCGCGCGGTGGGCGGACCAGCCGGCCGTTCAGGCCTGGCGCACCGTCTGCCTGGCCATCACCGTCCAGGCACTCCCCTTCCTGATCCTCGGCACCGTGCTGTCCGGTGCGATCAACGCCTTCGTGCCCCCCGACCTGTTCACCCGGGTGCTGCCGAAGCGGCCCGCGCTCGCCGTGCCGGTCGCGGGCGTGGCCGGCGCGGTGCTGCCGGGCTGCGAGTGCGCCTCCGTGCCCGTCGCCAACAGTCTGATCCGCCGGGGTGTCACCCCGGCCGCCGCCTTCGCGTTCCTGCTCTCCGCGCCCGCCATCAACCCCGTGGTGCTCACCGCCACCGCGGTCGCCTTCCCGGGCGATCCCGCGATGGTCGCCGCCCGGCTGCTCGCCTCCCTCGGCACGGCCGCCGCGATGGGCTGGCTGTGGCTGTGGCGGGGCGACGAGAAGTGGCTGCGCCCCGTCCTGCGCCGCCGGCCCACCGGACACGCGCACGGCCACGAGCACGGCCACGGCCGCTGGACCGAGTTCCGGCTCGGCTTCCAGCACGACTTCCTGCACGCCGGCGGCTTCCTCGTGCTGGGCGCCATGGCGGCCGCCACCTTCAACGTCGCCGTACCGCGCGCCGTCCTCGACGCCTTCTCCGGCACCCCCTGGCTGTCGGTGCTCTTCCTGGCCGGGCTCGCCGTGCTGCTGGCGGTCTGCTCGGAGGCCGACGCGTTCGTGGCCGCCTCGCTGACCGGGTTCCCGCCGACCGCCCGGCTCGTGTTCATGGTGGTCGGCCCGATGGTCGACCTCAAGCTGATCGCCCTCCAGGCGGGCACCTTCGGCCGCGCCTTCGCCTGGCGGTTCTGCACGGCGACCCTGGTCGTGGCCGTTGCCGCCGGGGCCCTGATCGGAGGCGCCCTGCTGTGA
- a CDS encoding serine hydrolase, whose amino-acid sequence MSSHPPRTARRTAGVLLATVTALLAAGVPAATAATPAPAPKPSQPTPDPKPSSPKPSRSAPAAKPSGPAAPAPKSSEPPAPVPDPHATAAVLDLDAGGDSPVVHGPDRAYDTASIVKVDILATLLLQAQDAHRSLTDEERGHAEPMIRRSDNASADALWREIGRAPGLEAANKRLGLTSTTGGSGGRWGLTRTTASDQIRLLRAVFDDTTPSALTPASRAYIRTLMGEVLPEQSWGVSAVDAAGATTKLKNGWLERSATRLWDVNSVGAVTVDGHRCLVAVLSDGSASMDAGVSLVERTAREAVS is encoded by the coding sequence ATGTCCTCGCATCCGCCCCGCACCGCACGCCGCACGGCCGGAGTCCTCCTCGCCACGGTGACCGCCCTGCTCGCCGCCGGGGTTCCCGCGGCGACCGCCGCCACCCCGGCTCCGGCACCCAAGCCGTCCCAGCCCACGCCCGACCCCAAGCCGTCCTCGCCCAAGCCGTCGCGGTCCGCTCCGGCCGCGAAGCCGTCAGGGCCCGCCGCCCCCGCGCCCAAGTCTTCCGAGCCCCCCGCCCCGGTGCCCGACCCCCACGCCACGGCGGCCGTCCTCGACCTCGACGCGGGCGGCGACTCGCCCGTGGTGCACGGCCCGGACCGCGCCTACGACACCGCCAGCATCGTCAAGGTCGACATCCTCGCCACGCTGCTGCTCCAGGCCCAGGACGCCCACCGCTCCCTCACCGACGAGGAGCGCGGCCACGCCGAGCCGATGATCCGGCGCAGCGACAACGCCTCGGCCGACGCCCTGTGGCGGGAGATCGGCCGCGCCCCCGGCCTGGAGGCGGCCAACAAGCGCCTCGGGCTGACCTCGACCACGGGCGGCTCCGGCGGCAGGTGGGGCCTGACCCGGACGACCGCGAGCGATCAGATACGGCTGCTGCGCGCGGTCTTCGACGACACCACCCCCTCCGCGCTCACCCCGGCCTCCCGGGCCTACATCCGCACCCTGATGGGCGAGGTGCTGCCCGAGCAGTCCTGGGGCGTCTCGGCCGTGGACGCGGCCGGCGCCACTACGAAGCTGAAGAACGGCTGGCTGGAGCGGAGCGCCACGCGCCTGTGGGACGTCAACAGCGTCGGCGCGGTCACCGTCGACGGCCACCGCTGCCTCGTCGCCGTCCTCTCCGACGGCAGCGCCTCCATGGACGCGGGCGTCTCCCTGGTGGAGCGCACCGCCCGCGAGGCCGTGTCGTAA